The genome window TTGTCGTGATGTTTAACGGAAATTGTTTTGTAAGCTTTGTCTTGTTTTATGCGAATTCCGAAACAATTGGATACTTTGTCAGGAAAGGTAAGAACGGAGGATGTATGGGTGTATTGTTGGGAATTTCCTTGATAAAGGAAAAGTTTTATGCCGGAGAAGAATAGTTCTTTGGATGATGAACATAGGAGCAGCAGGTTGTGCGAATTTCGCTATATGTTTCAATTTAACAAGGAACTTGTGACGTTCTGGGAATACCAAACACAATGGAGTTggaatttcacacaaaactcaagtttgcagtgcttttaaaaTGGAACTGAACCTCTAGTGTAGTTTGATTTGAACGTCTCAGGAACTTTCTTTTTGTAAGATCCTTTTCAATCAGTGTAGTTCCATTTCTCAGGGCGACCAAAAAGGGTTAGTAGTCTCACCATTAAATTCAATTCTGGACTCGTTAAGTTATCTCGAGACATACGAATTTTAACAAGTTAACCAGGTGGACATTCTCTGTATCCTGAATGCAAGATTAGATtcatcaattcatcatcatcaacggcgcaacaaccggtatccggtgtaggcctgccttaataaggaactccatacatcccggttttgcgccgaggtccaccaattcgatatccctaaaagctgtctggcgtcctgacccacgccatcgctccatcttaggcagggtctgcctcgtcttctttttctaccattcatCAATTACGAGTGGAATAATATAGGAAGAGTTCTGGTGGTATCTATCCAGCAAACAAACTTTCAAAAGTTCCTTTCCCTACCCTCCGATCATTAACTATCTTGTTAGAAATTGAACTCTTAATAAAAATATCTCCCGGGCGACAACACGAACGTCCCAAAGATGCCATTGATTTCGTAAGTTAAAAAGGGTGGCTATTGACGTTAAATTCTAagtgcttttttttttgtatgtaggtggaaatcttacaaagagaCTGCCGCGCTAGGTTGTAGAAGTGTATGGGATTCTCATCCATTAAAACCATCCCCACTTtccccttcttccttccccgcggaaccgccgcaaagcattacttcgcaggGTGGACTaagctttaagcgaccaaatcTTCCGTTCTCTACGTTCTCCTTGCGCACTCCGATTTtcgaagttcctcctgtatacttttgattgcggagtgaCCTGCCAGGAATtgtgtcagatggtagttaatcccgtatcgtcgctgaatccactcctcaatacggggaatcaaagtgtgagtccagcgacccctctaagtcatcccaccgttgctgccttTTTTCCAGCAATTCCCgctttgccgcctttcggtattctgcatccttttcgggtgggttcattttccttttctcgtacaggcagcgtgtctcacttgccagaatgtctatggGGATCATTTCCGCAATAACACACACTGCGTCATCTGATGTTGTTCTGAAAGCGCTGCACACCCtaagcgccactaagcggtaagtcatatttacccttctccgattactctcacacggtagtgcttcctcccaaacaggtgtcgcgtataatagtgtcaAGCAAACCACTCCGGCCAAAAGTAATCTGCGGCTGTATCTTGGagctccaatgttaggcatcatccgtccTAATGATAGGCTGGAATTTGTCGCTTTCCCTCAGGTATAGCCCAAGTGCcgcttgaaattgaaattggcgtcaatcatcacccccaagtatttgataaccggtttcgaagtgaacgaacacgaatattaaccgcatttctcttcctacggttgataattaagaccgcttcggtcttttgttccgcaagatcAAGCTGGACCATCGCCAGCCactttttatggcgctaatggtttcattagcgtacacttcaacgtcttcaggttatttcgcgacgacaactacAGCTAGATTAtatgcgaaaccgattatcgtggcctcctttggcactaggaggacaaggaccccattgtatcATATATCACGTTCCATAGGAAatgacccaacactgagccgtgtggtactcctgcggtgacggtgtactactTAGATCCCTCATCCgcatcgtaccaaagtgtcctctccgaatggtaactttcgaggagcttagtcaaataacaaggaacacccgttttagccagtgagctttttaaccactcccagctagcggaattgaacgcattcttgacgtcCTCACCACagatagctgagcggttagagtacaaggctggcgtacggaaggtcgcggttcaaatctcagaggtggcagtggaatttgtatcgtgatttaacttcggataccagtcggctcagctgtgaatgagtacctgagccaaatcagggtaataatcgcgggcgagcgcaatgctgaccacattgcctcctgtagtacaccgttacggtcttgaatgaagttctctaactcacttcaaggccctgatcctattggattgttgcgccagcgattattattataacctcACCACGacacagcatttattagacgatATCGCGTCTCGAGCAACATCAcaaacaatataggctacaaccTGGAGCATGGTCCGACCACTTTtctcagagggatttgtatcgtgaccaTATGtcagatactagtcgactcagctgtggattAGTATCTGAGCCAAATCAGTGTAGTAATCacaagcgagcgcaatgctgacaataAAGAAATTCAGATCTAAACTGCCTACGCACAAATTTATTGTATGCCTCCTGAAGATTTGAATTTGTTTCATGTAAGGTGGTTTCGAAAGGGCTCTAAACTAATCATAAAGGCCAGGTAGGTAAATAACCGCTTCGTAAAGTGTACTACCTTAGGCCGTTTTGATGACACAACTCTTAAGATCGTGGCCGATATAAAGGATAAGGGAATTAGTGTCTAACAGATTTTGAACCTAAAGCTTCCCCGCCAGTTAGAGTTTTCTCTGAGGTAGTCAAAAAACGACTTACCAATATCCGTTGCTTCGCTCTATGCAAACCTCGGTGATCGCGAAGGAAATGCAAGAGGATCTCGTTCTCCCCTCCGCATTTTCGGTAATGCATATTTTAAAGTATGGTAGGCTCCGTGGTATAGCTTCAGGACGAGTCACGAACTGAGAGTAATACGACTAGATTCGGCTTCTTATGACAGTCACCGGGAAATCATTTCTTCGGCTTTCTCATTTCTCTCTCTATTCCAGTGTCCGGGACCCTGAAAATGAGAGAATTTAGAGAAACCAGCTGCATGTTCAGTTTATCCCTACATTGACTATCTAGCTTTGAGGATATCACTCATAGGCTTTAATAGCGACTTTTCTGTCAACCAAAATGGGCTTTATTTTGCATAAAGGGCGGGTTATGCCTTATCCGCCAACACGGTGTTGACATTCTCTTGAAATCTGTACAATGCGGAATTGATCTACATATCCGTGGAAACTTCCACCCCAGCACCACAGCTTATTCACGATCCGTCGATTGCTGCtcacttttatttgaaatcCCGTAGAGAAGTTTCCCCTAAAGTTCAGTTTATATGGAGGGTAGCCCATTGGAAATACCTGTCCCATTGGGGGCAGATCCAATATTTCACTACAACCTACAAAATACTTGATATTGAGATCAGGTGAAAGCAGGTACAAAAGTTCCTTTACAACGTCTATTAAGTAAGACCACAAGCTCCAGCATCCATAATTGCTTTCTTCAAGTGCTACCCTGGTCTTATTGCAGTTCCTGTCTCAGCGCCGGCCACCACTAAATTTACCCATAAGTAGTGTTGGAGCAGACtacggctgtgtacatccatgGGAAGCTTTTGTCATGATGCCCTCATTTTTTCAGGAAGAACTTTCAGCAAACATAGAAAGCTATGCCGACTTTCTTCATTTATTTCTATGTTTAACCTTCAAAATGTGTACCTCACATGTGACTAAAATGCTTCACAAAGAAGGAGCATAACTGTTTTTATCCGTTCAGCTAATGGAAGTGCAACTCGAAGATCTTTACCCTAACAGCGAATAGTATCAACTGGTTTTGATTGAATTTAGCGTAGTTAGTGCCCAGTTCTTCACGGGTACACTCCAAAGCCTTTAGAATAACGTTGGGAACCATCCTTCATACCAATACAGTGACATTATCGGCATACGGTGCTAGCTTTGCCTACTCATCTACGCCCCACCCCTAAGTAGGGTACGTATCAGCAGAGGCTCCGAGAAGCGcaattagcgctatggtgcgccattttgatgctatAAACTCATAAGACCATAACTGCTATTATGAGACCAAGGAGACAGAGCCAGTCCATGGTGCTCACGAAGCAAAGAAAGAATGATTTATCtatctagtgtccgtagcctgattctagctagagctgagcaatGGTAAAGAAAGTACTTGAGAGTTTCGCTGGGGTATGCCGAGACTCGCaccatggtcccctatggaccagtgccccgtAAAGAcgaccgtaatcttgtatgcatatGCACGCGTCTGGTGCAGAAGCTTTCACGATCGGGTTTTATTTTAAGTAGGCCAAATCTTCTTTGACTTTGCACAGGTGGTGAACCTTCACCACCGGAGGGCCGCGACTGCTAAGTAATATGAGTAGATTCCAAGCTTGACAGTCGGCGATGGGATACagactgtgtgtattcgagaaaacccgcGCCGGCTCAATACaccatctttatccagtccctCCCCCTAAGATGTACAGTTCACGAATATTAGCCACAGTAACGGAGAAATAGCACCAACCTTGGGAGTTCCTCTAAAGTGAGTTTCTCTAAGTGATCAAAGCGAAAGACACCACTTCAGCATTATTCTGGTTAGAGCTTCCTAGATGACTTTAATACTAACATTGCTGAATAATCATTTTACGTTCAGAATAAAAACTATATTGTATTGCTTATGATATATCGTTCTTTCAATCGTATTAATTACCTCAACGTATTATTACCCTCAACAGTTTCTAAAGATCTGCCGATGAGGTAAGGGTTGTAAAATTTTATCATACAAACAAGGTCAAACTCACGCCTAAAATCCTTTGCGGCCTTATAATTATGTCTGCTCTTGTTTTCGATTTAAACTATCAACACACATGCACTACCAAATGCGTGATAAGTACCTGAGCGTAATACAACCTCGATTGATCTTGGTCAGCATCATAATAGTCTTATCCTGTTGTTTCTACAGCTTAACTGGTATTATGCCATTTGAGCTAGATTTATACCCTTAGAAACTATTTGCTGGCACTTCCCTTCAAGATTACCGACTCACTATACTACACGATGGTATAACTTCCAAACGGGGTTCTATCCCAAGGTTCTTCTTGTTTACGGCAAAGCGAATCTGAACTAGTTACTGAAAAATATTGGCAAAAGAGAGGAGAAGAGGATAAGTTCGTAGATTCGCTGATATATTGACCGTAATTACATTTGCCCCCAGTTCGTCCATGGTGCGAACAACATTGAGAGAAATTCAGTTCTAATAAcataccaactgaagacgacggacaaatgctaccaccacccCGCATAgacgaaacagtccgtgcaattcatcggctttaaaaccatatgtcaccaggagccgattgaattacagccgaattggtaaaatatggaggcggccaccaagtggttcatcacctgatgctcaaggtatgggacagcgaatctatgcccgacgactgacaacgaggcgttatttgtctcatacaatTATCGAGGGATCACGTttctgggtaccatctataagatagtctcggttatcttgctaggtcggatacccCCATATacccatcattggcccacaccaaagaagcttagttccaggcaaatcaacaacagatcagattttctcctgcgaaagcgatggaaaaactattggaatatggcaatcagttgcaccaccttttcatcgatttcaaggccacctatgataacatagccagggtaaagcagcacatggccatgaaagaattcagtatccaacgaaattggcaagaccgactaggctgactctgaccaatgtgagacatcaacaaccgtctaaAACAAggagataccctatcatgcgagAGGCAACATCCTCTCtacgtccacccaactactggcctatgctgacgatattgacattatgagaagaacaatccgagaggtacaaactgtctttatccagatcgagcaggtgactcgtattaataaaggcaagacgaaacatatggtggaaacgtcagcaccaacaacaacatcaaatcgcactggtcagacgAGAACAATAAcgattggagactacaactttgaaatcgttttagtcccctacatgaggatggacgtttccgtagcctatataatgacgaaacccatgagcgataccatgaccgtctagttgtcgataaaatccggctcaacaggttgcggtggttaATCCGTAAGAATGACAAtaatccaccccggaaagtctataagggcaatatctatggtagaaaaagaaggggttaggcaaaccctgcctcagGTGGAGCGTTAACGTAGACCAGGACgcgaaacagcttttaggggaccgggatgtctggagttccttattgaggtaggcctagaccagataccggttatcGCACCGTTGATGCTGAACTTTTCATTTAAAGGGTTTAAATTTACAATGGGTATTTCTCCCTCCCTCACCAGAAGGCTGAAGTGCTCATACTGATAAAGCTAACTAAAAAAGCCCCTAAGTTATTATAAGCCTAAGACCCAACTAGTAAACTGTTTAAGGAGCTCAAAAAGCTAAGACTGACACGATGCAAAATGGTTTTAGAGAGGAACGTTCCACAATTGATGGAATCGAAACAGCGGTAGAACGAATTTGGGCACATAGCCCTCACCGGTGACGAGTGGTGACCCTCGTAAATATATGGAACCCTTCCAATTGTTCAAATTAGAAGCATGTCGATCCAGGTTGGTGGGGACGctttgaaaaatcattttcttaTTTGAAGCTgccttttgcggatattgaggcaTTACGGAACGAGAAAGACAGAAGGTAATTCAGGGACAGTTCAAAGATCTATTCTTGGTCTCGCACTTAGCTGGATACGGCACTAGTCGCCCCATATCATTCGAACAAGCAAGAAGTCTGTAGATAAGTGACTAAGCACTTGCTTTAGGGAAAATGGAAATAGTCGTCCGAAGGAGAGGATTCCCACAGTTATCTCTATGTAAGTTGGCGAAGTCACGGTCGAGTGAAAGCTGGCCATCATTATAGACTCGAAGGTGAACTTCTTCGGGCCGACTTGGAGCACTGCAAACACGATTGCGTTTAAAGGTCTCGAAACCGTTACGTGTGATTTAGTGACACAATATCATCAAGGCAGTAGTAGTAGCAAAGTAGCCAAAACCATGTATGTGCGCGAAGGACTACTCATTCGATAATATGGCAATGGGAGGTAACTTTTACCTCGGTCAACTTATCGAGAGAGAGTGTCTGTGGGCACTTTACTAGGGACGGGGAGTCAATGACAATGTCATAATAAGTGCCCTAGGTCCATGGAGTATTTCTTCCTTTGAACCATGTGTCCGGGAATTTCTTTAGTAAGCACAGGAACTCAACATATTTGCAGGCAGATGAAATCTCCGCAAGTAGTTCTATGATATTGAAACGGGAAGAAAGAACTTGATCGGATGTTCGGTAATTCTCCTTTCCCACCAGTCCGCAAGTTATTTGAAAAGGATATGCACCTACAGAAACCCAACTAAGAGCACGTCTGAGCTCAAGATGAACTGGGAGCAATTTTTTCCCCAGGTAGAGATTAGGACTTTCACGGCAACGTATAATTGGTTTTTGACAGGTAACGAAAGTCTTTTTCTTGGATAACGAACCCGATGTGGATAAGGAACCCCAAAGCGAAGTGCTTAGGAACTGCTATCATCTCAATGCAGGCTCACCTAGTTTTTCAACTCAGTCCTTTCTGTCAAAACTGCTAAGGTGTTTCCAAAtaggacggaaaaaggaaatgttttttttcatcGAGGGCACGCCGATAATATATGTGTGAACTTTAGGGGGCGTACACTATCCAAGGTAATCGAACTTGGTGTTGACCGTAATGCCATGATTTAAAGAAGACGCATCTTCTTGAGAGATCCAGAGTTTGTTAATTCTCTAATTGGTCATCTTAGTATCCACGACCTTTTTTTCTGACGAGAGCATTGAAAGCTCACACGTTGTTTAGCTCGAGCTGGGGAAGAAGCTCCAGCTGAACGACGGTCGGATATTACAAAAGTTAATGGTAGACCGCAGTCACCAGAGAATACCGAAAGAGTTGCTGAACTGAATGAATAAAACTAAGTTCGCCCTTTGTCTGCTGTTCTGTGCCCCAGCCCGTAAGGGTATGCATCGTGACCATTGAAAATCAATGTTAAATATAGGAACGGGATTTATAGACAAATCAAAAAAGAGAAGGTTTGGTTACTGGTCGTCCTATTTCAATATGAGGTAGAATGGTGAAAGATGAATATTCATCAGCATAAATTATACGAACTGTAGGAGGGGATTAGATTTTTGAAGGGCAGAAGAAATtatatgtactcgtatatgCCTCCCAGTAATCAAGCATTGACACCTTTTAGACCAAATAACCTTCATCCCTAAGTGTCCCTGTCTATAATCCATCCGTGCCGGAAATGTAATTGACGCTCAGATACTTGCATGCCCCCATGCCAATTAAACGCCAACCCAATAATATGCAGCAAGCATGAATTGAATCTAATGACCTAATTAATGTATCGCTGTGGCTCGTGTTAACTATGTTATCATGCACTCATTGCACATATTTGCATTCGCCATTATCATTCGCGTCACAATCACGGGCCACCAGCGCTAGCGGTTGGAAATTAGCATCGCCTCAAAGTCCAGTTTGGACAGAGATGGACAATTATAGATAAATATTCGATTGCATTTATGCATATGAAACCACTTATTATTGCCAATTACCAGGTAGGGAACGGGAGGGGCAGCCAGGACTATAGGGGTTAATTGATGTTTGGTTATAGTCCTCGCGAGGATGGTATACGGGAATGAACAAGGTGAATTAGGATTAGAATTCCATTAATTCACAGCATTTGTCATTTAATGGCAATCTAATAAGGTAAATTATGACTATCGTGGTCTAAATAATAGCAATTTGGCATTGACATGATAAAACAGTGAAGCTTCAATTTGAAAGACTGGGAAACTGGTGAACCGAAAGGAGATATAAATTGTGAAGTAACCAAGAGAAACTTAACGCGGTTAAGTAACTCAAAAGAAATCATTGCATCTGCGTCTCCATGCACCCGAAGGTTCCTAAAAATTAGGTGAAGATACAGCGATTTCAGTTATGAATTTTATGTGAGTTAGCACTTGGAAAATCTTCAGAGAGGAAGACTATGTAGGCAGACCATCGCGACTCTGTTACAAACcaaattttttctaaattttagatttcatttgatatcttctTTAATATTTTACCACACAAGATAAATTAGAGAACTCCAGTGGTTTTTCAAGTTAGTAGCGTATGGCATTTCTAAAAAGGTGTAGATTGAAAATGCTGATATGAAGTACTCCAGAAATATCAACCAACTACGCTAGCTAGTGGCCTGTTCCTTGGAGATTTACACTTTAGTTATGTCTTGTGTCTGTACTTAGATTCAGCATCGCAAGGAACAATGCTGTCGTAATGATTATCAATATGATATCTTTCGCAATGCCAGAGCACATTTTTCTCAGGTCCTTTTTACACGCTGCCTAATAAAGTTATGATAATCGTCCTACAACGGATGTTCGTCAATGAGAGAAATCAGGCACGGTTCCATGCAACCAGAGCCATAACTAATCTCGGGCCTGGATCCTAAAATCCTGTTATTTGCCTTATAGATTTAAAGATGCGGGAAGTAAGTGAACACTATACTAGCTGTGAGAACCTGACCAGTATCTTCCGCATTGGAGTTTGAGAAACCAATAACTTCTTGCAATAATGACGCCAGAATGTCTATCTAGTTCAGATGAGCGTTTAAAAAGAATGTGTTCCTAGTGAGTTAAGAAAATGATAAACTGGAAGAAACCGCAATCAGCGGTTGCCACAAAGTGCACCTGCGGCTACATAGCTACAACACCGCATATGCGGCAAACTTGGGCTAAAAATTGGAAATGACGAGGTTAGGGTCATCACGCCTTCGAGCGAAAAAAACTTTCCGAGAATGAAGAAAGTCACCAGAAGCTGGAGAAAGACGCTGAAATCCTCGAAATTACCCTAAACAAATTATAAGACAGAGCAAAGCCAAAATGTCTTGCAACAAATATGAACTCCTGAGGTACCTCCAATAAAGTTCTTTTAAGAAGGATCAGTTTAGATTGATTAAAGGAGAGAACCATATATGCGACGTTTGCATGGTTCTCCAAATCTTAGGACGTTTTCCAAAGACAGAGAAGCCGATGTGCTCCTCTTTCTTGCATGGACTGTAGATAACGGCACGCCCTACAATTTTTTTCGCTGATAATCTAAGTGGCAGTTTCCCGTTAAAACCCTGCCTAAATTTTCAAGAGGAGCCTTAAGGCTCAATAAGAATGTTACTCTAGCGGCCTCAAGCTCTTTTATAAAGGCTTCCAATGCCAATGCTTCCTCATTGCCAGTGATATTTGAGTGTCCTGGGACTCACATTAGGATGGTATGATTCAccctaatatatatatatactagctgacccggccACGCGTTGCTGTGGCTAAAGTTTTTGTTATATTACATTATAGTAAACAATCTAAGAGGAACAATAAGAGAACATCAGTCACGGAGTCCACTATGCTTTTTCACACAGAtggaatttgtaaaaaaatatggtgatctCCTTATTTGACTTTCTACTACTATAACCCTTTAGTACAATGAAATTATTTACGAACAAAGACGAAAATGTTGATGTTGGTATACAAATTCACTGGATTGAGATTTGAAGGGGAAGTACGTTGAACACAATTAATTAAAATGTTCTTACACTTGATATTAAGCAGAAATCAATAggtacaaaataaaaatttatcagatttattatttccatttaattttataaCAAATATAAGTATATTACAGTATAATACAGTAAATAACATGTGACGCTTAAACTCATGAATGAGGTAGGCAAGGCAGACAGTCTTAAACTTTTAAACATTAATATCTATTTTTTTGAATTATAAatactttcaatttcaatttaatttaacaCCAATCGGTGCACAATGTTTTTTGTTAACCTGTCTTTAGCTAACACAAATAGATTCGACGGTTTCCCAACACGTGAACACGCAACATATAGTTGCCCATGAGAAAAACATggattttccaaatctaaaccaCAAATGGACATTGTTTGACCTTGAGATTTATTTATAGACATGGCGAAAGCTAAACGAATTGGAAACTGTAGCCTTTTGAAGGGTATGGTAGAATCTGATGGTATCATCGGAATACGTGGCAGCAGGACCACTTTTCCTTTAAACTTCCCAGCCAAAATGGTTGCTTCAAGAATGTTTCCGGTGATCTTTTTGATGACCAAACGCGTACCGTTACATAATTGAGGTGGATTCAAATTACGGAGGAGAATAATAGGGGAACCAATCTTTAATCGAAGATTATGTGGTGGCATTCCAGGGATATctaatgaatttaaaaattcaatcggaaaattttaatttcgtCAACATCAACGTTTTTGGCTGCCAAAATCGCCCGTTGACTAAGCCATTCATGATTCAAATAATTATTCTGTATATCCGGGAAAATACTCTGAATCAATTAATTTTTATCCTGAACAACAGTGCAAAAATTGTCTGGTAGTTTAATGCATTGCGTATTTGGTTGCAGTTCTATTTTACCGTTCCCAGTATCTAGTAGTTGTTCGGAAAATATTTGTTCTGATGGATCATTTTGCAATTGTACTCGCATATTTATGGTCAATCGAAGTGTTTCAACACTTCGCCATAAGAATGATTGTTTCAAACATGCATTAACCTCATCCGCGAAAGTAGAGCGAGGTATAACCGGTAAGGTCTGCCGGAAGTCACCAGACAAAAGTAAGATAGCACCACCGAAAAGTTTATTATTGCTGTTTAAATCTTGCATAGTTCTGTTTAATGCTTCAAGTGAATATTTGTGTGTCATTGTGCACTCATCCCAAATTATTATAGAACTCTTCCGCAACACTGCAGCtattccactattctttttgatTTTACACATTGCATCTGGTTTATTATGAACGTCCAATGGCAGCTTGAATGTTGAATGTGCTGTTCGCCCACCATCCAGTAAAGCAGCCGCAATGCCTGACGATGCTACTACTAATGCGATTTTTTGTTGCGACCGTATTTTGGCAAGAATCAACGATATTAAAAATGTCTTACCGGTTCCGCCGGGTgcatccaagaaaaaaaaaaccgccaaaccaagaaaaaatccgatcataaataattttttgttctGCTGTCAGTAATGGTTCACTGATCATGATAATTGTTGCTAAACTTCCATGGTCATATTGATTTTCTCGTTGTAAATCGGTATTGACTAAGTCGGTGGCTGGACGATTAGGTGATGGCATACCATAATGATTAAGTGGTAAATTTGAAATAAGAACACATAAATCCTCGATCAAGACCAATGCTTCATTGTACATCTCTGGTGTATAATCTATGTTTTGGCATTGATTTGTTTGTCTAATTCGGTGCAAGATGTCTTCTGTCatacaatttttatatttttcccaCAAAGTTTGTGCTTGCGAGGGATAACATGTCGTCAAAATAATTGCAAACAACTGACGAATGTTATTCGGTGTTGATGTCAACGCAGCATCAGCAAGCGTTAAGTCCCAAT of Hermetia illucens chromosome 4, iHerIll2.2.curated.20191125, whole genome shotgun sequence contains these proteins:
- the LOC119653502 gene encoding uncharacterized protein LOC119653502 translates to MEDDRAIRYLLTRQWYRAYTHRWLLSVEPPNECHNYLLTPNDSNRCRYLSTGLIESDVFGQFAKTLVFGDVPRYFTWNKSSKKWEPRKQGKPHPSITGIFKAKTLGRLYTVHPKQLNGRVFNTYQDACRELQLLEDDNHWDLTLADAALTSTPNNIRQLFAIILTTCYPSQAQTLWEKYKNCMTEDILHRIRQTNQCQNIDYTPEMYNEALVLIEDLCVLISNLPLNHYGMPSPNRPATDLVNTDLQRENQYDHGSLATIIMIIVASSGIAAALLDGGRTAHSTFKLPLDVHNKPDAMCKIKKNSGIAAVLRKSSIIIWDECTMTHKYSLEALNRTMQDLNSNNKLFGGAILLLSGDFRQTLPVIPRSTFADEVNACLKQSFLWRSVETLRLTINMRVQLQNDPSEQIFSEQLLDTGNGKIELQPNTQCIKLPDNFCTVVQDKN